AACAAATTGATAACCTCTTTTCAAATGTTCTTTTCTTTCAAAATCTTCAAGGAGGTACCGCAGCAATGCGCCATTGGGGTGATATATAACAAAACCGGCGCCCACCTCGTCGGATATACTGTAAAGGTCAAGCTCCTTCCCAAGTCTCCTGTGGTCTCTCTTTTTTATCTCCTCAAGAAATTGAAGATAATCCGCCAAAGACTTATCGTCCTGGAAGGCTGTCCCGTAAATCCTTGTAAGCATCTTGTTCTTTTCGTCGCCCCTCCAGTATGCACCGGCAAGGCTTAGAAGCTTAAAGGCCTTTATTTTCCCAGTTGACGGAAGATGAGGCCCCCTGCACAGGTCAATAAAATCATCCTGGGTATATATGCTCATTTCTTCGTCGTCAATGCCTTCGATAAGCTCCACTTTATATATTTCGCCCTGTTTCCTGAACATATCCAGGGCGTCTTCCTTCTTTATCATCCTTCTCTCGATGGGAACATCCTTTTTCGCAATTTCCTTCATACGTTCTTCGATCTTTATAAGATCTTCATCAATAAAACCCGGCCCATAATCAAAATCGTAATAAAACCCCGTGTCTATCGAGGGGCCAATGGCAACCTTCACATCAGGAAAAAGCTGCCTCACAGCCTGAGCCATCAGATGAGAAGTGCTGTGTCTTAATATCTCAAGCGCTTCTTTTTTTTCCTGTTCTTTTTCCGTTAAAATTTCTTTCATATCAGCACCATGAAAACATTAATCAAATCGAGAGATATTTGTAACATTTTGTCTTTTCCTTGTCAATTCTTATAGTTAAACTGAAGCAACAATTTTTTAGGCGCTTGAAAGGATAAGGGGATAGCGCTTTAAGACCTTTGCAAAACTCTAAAAATGCCGTCATACCGGTGAAAACCGGTATCCAGAAGTAATTAAATTTACTGAATGTTGCTCGCGCAAGCATGACATAAAAGAGTGATCCGGTATTTTTGCAAAAATCTCGATTCACACAGACAAACACATGGGGTTCTATGTTTGATACCGATTCAAATTCATAGATAGCACCCAGAGGGTACCCGGGCGCAGGCTTACTACCAAACAAGGTTATATTATTGAACGGAACTTAAGTACTCACAAATAAAATATCATATAATAACAATAGAATACGGAAATTTACTCGCTGGGTGCCCCACCAATACGGAACATTTTGTTAAACCTGTTAATATGTATAAGATATTGGTTTGCACTGTCAAGCACTATGCAATAATGTTACTTGCTACTTTAATCTCATCTCATAACATAGCGGAAGCTTATTGGTAAACGATCTACAACAACCAACCAGACAGCAAGCACTTAAGTTCAGATTGAAGGCAAATTGGTATGAAGCAAGGGGATACCCCTGGGAAAGGAACACTTTCCCCTGCCCGGATTGTGGCTTGAATCTCAGGAGAAAGTTTTAAAAGTGAAATAGTGCGGAACAAGGCAGGATAAGACTTTGCGGAGATTTGAGTAATTACATTCAATGTGAATGTAATTACGTCTGATAGGTTTTCGGGTCTTCGGTTATAGCTTGTCAACTCACCCATTGCCTCGTCCACATCATGTCCCTTATCTGTAAATTTCACTTGAAAATGATTGTCCAATTAAGGACAATATTAAAGACTTGTTATGAAACTTTATCTTTCTTCCCTTCAAATAATCTTCTTCGTTCTGATACAACTATTTTTAAACGGTTTTGCCTGCAATGCAGAAACACTCTCAGCAGACTTAAAAAGCAAAAACCTCTCTTTCCAGTATATCGATGCACATAACCATCTTTTAGGACAATCCCCCTCACGATCGGGCATGAATCACGATTATGAAGGTGCTGCAAAAACGGCCCTTTCGAGAATGGACGCTTTTGGTATTCAAACGGCAGTAATACTGCCGCACCCTTTTGCCTATGGCCAGCCCTTTTTCTATGACATTGGCGATTTCATCAGTACATTGAAAAAATATCCTGATCGATTTGCATTCATGGGAGGCGGGGGAACACTGAATGTTATCATTAACCGCTCTTTTCACGAGGGAAGGTTAACAGAGGAGATTCGGAAAGAATTCGAGGAAATAACAACAAAGATCATATCTTCGGGCGCTGTGGGGTTTGGAGAAATGTCGGCAGAGCATCTTTCTCTCGGCGACAGGCATCCTTACCAGAGCACGCCCCCGGATCACCCTCTTTTCTTTTTTCTCTCAGATATTGCGGCAAAACATGGGATGGTGATAGATATTCACATGGAGGCTGTTTCCAGGGAGATGGCTGTGCCCGCAAGATTAAAATCGTCGAATAATCCAAAGCTGCTCCGACCAAATATTGAGGCTTTTGAAAGACTTCTTGCCCATAATCGCAGCACAAAAATTATCTGGGCGCACGCAGGCTGGGACAACACAGGGGACAGGACTGTGTTGTTAATGTCGGAACTCCTTACAAAGCATCCAAACCTTTTTATGAGCATAAAAATCGGCAGGGACAGCCTACCTGGAAACAGGCCCATGGATGAAAATGGTTTAAAACCGGAATGGCTGGACTTTATCAGGAAATTCCCTGACCGTTTTATTATCGGGAGCGATGAATTCTTCTCCGCGCCTGGAATCGGTTACTCATCACCTTCAAGGCTCGAAGCTACTTTCCATTTTCTTTCTCTTCTTCCCCATGACCTGGCTTACAAAATAGGCTTCGAGAATCCGAACCGTATTTTCAGGCTGAAAAAGTAATCGCCGAAAGCGCTTCTCTTATTTTTGCATCTACAAGCTATAATGTTTGAAGGTTCTTAAAGATAAATCGTTAACATGTCAAAGAGATGATAACACAAGGATCAGTCAGGGACCACGGTTTGGGCGATTGGCTGCACCGCTTGTTTATGCCAATTCCTTTATTATATGCCTTGCCAGATTCTCATCTATTTCAACATGCCTCGGGACAGGCTGTTTTTTGCCGGTTTTAGGATTTCTATATAAATCATGCCGGTCACCGTGCCTTACGAGCACACACCCGGCAGCAGTGATTTTTTTTATCAGTTTCCTTTCTCTTCATACGTTCAAGGCAAGTTCTATGACTTCGTGATTTTCAGGTACATCTTCCATAGCCATAAGCATATAGGCATCTTTCATGTTTTTTTCGAGTTCTTCGAGGGTTTCTCCCTGGGTCATTATTTCTGGATGCTCAAGCAGTTTGCCAACCCAGAATTTTTCACCTTTCCAATAAATCATTTTCAACTTTGTTTTCATCGCCCACCTCCTTGCAGCCTCTTTTAATAAGAATACCATAAAGATATGAAGTATGTCCGTCTTTTATTTTCTGACAAAAGTTTTTAAAGCACTTCCTAATTTAATGAGTCTTATCTCCCTCTTTCGGCCGTCATCAATATACCAAAGCTTAATTTACTTTTTATAACATCCGGCAGAACATTAAGGTCTTTATTTTGATATTATGCCCAAAAAAGCCATTATAAAACGGCAACTATATATAACAATACATTAATCACTTATCTCCACGGCAAAGCCGGAGAATACCGGTTTAATCAAAGGTACATGACGGAAGAGCAACTTAACCATATCGGGGTTTACCAATGAGGTTCTATTTTTGAAATAGTATGACTTATCGGCAAATCCTGCCAACAGTATCTAATCATCTAAAAAATGATGTTATTACAGATACAAATCGTCTAAAAAATGATTGACAAATTTATGCATTTCATATTAAATGTTTGTGAAATAATTATCAAATGATTTAAAAAAGGAGTGATTTATGAAAGATGCGGTAATAGTTTCATGCGCGAGAACTGCAATAGGTCAATTCGGTCAGTCATTAAAAGATGTGCCTGTTGTAGAACTTGGCGGTATTGCAATTAAAGAAGCTGTAAAAAGGGCAGGAATCAGGCCGTCAAGGAACAAGGATAAGGAGTTTGCGCCTGATATTTTCGAAGGCAAAACAGAAACAGAACTGGAATCAAAATATTACGATTTTGACAGCAGCCTGAAAGAGGTAGAGATTGATGAAGTAATCATGGGCAATGTTCTTCAGGGAGGATTAGGCCAGAATTCCGGAAGACAGGCAAGCATACGCGGTGGAATGCCGAAAGAAACACCGGCATATACGCTCAACAAGGTATGCTCCTCCGGGTTAAGAACAATTATTAATGGTATACGGTCCATTGAATGTGGCGACAATGAAGTTGTGGTGGCCGGTGGAATGGAAAACATGAGCCTTGCACCATACGCTATGCCTTCTTTGCGTACCGGCGCCAGGATGTTTGACACAAAGGCAATCGACCTCATGGTTCTCGATGGTGTTTGGGAAATTTTCTACGGATATCACATGGGCATGACAGCAGAAAATATCGCTGAAAAATTCGGTATCACAAGGGAAGAGCAGGATACATTCAGTCTTGTAAGCCATCAGAGGGCAATGAAGGCCATTAAAGAAGGTCTGTTTAAAGATGAAATTGTCCCGGTTGTGATTCCTCAGAAAAAAGGCGACCCAATTATTTTCAGCACGGACGAAAGACCTATGGACACAACTCTGGAAAAAATGGCAAAGATTCCCACGGCATTTAAAAAAGGCGGAACAGTTACAGCAGGAAACGCGTCAGGCCTCAATGATGCAGCTTCGGCAGCAGTAATCATGTCCCGCGATAAGGCAAATGAACTGGGTATTAAACCTATGGCTAAAATGCTATCATGGGCAACCGGCGGTGTAGATCCTCAGTACATGGGGCTCGGACCCGTTCCCGCAGTGCGTAAAGCCTTAAAAAAAGCAGGCCTGACGCTTGATCAGATTGACCTTATCGAATTGAATGAAGCCTTTTCAGTCCAGGCACTCTCCTGCATGAGGGAACTGAAAGTTAACCCTGATAAATGCAACATGTTCGGAGGAGGCATCTCCCTTGGCCATCCCATCGGATGCACCGGCGCAAGACTTGTTACAACAGCACTATACCAGATGAGAAGGCTCGGGTTAAGGTATGGGCTTGTTTCTATGTGTATCGGCGGTGGCATGGGATTGGCTGCAATCTTCGAGTGCGAGAGGTAATGGCCATGGAATATAAAAACTTAATAATTGATATAAAAGATGGCATTGCAATTGTTAAGATAAACAGGCCAAAGGCTTTGAATGCCCTGAACTCTGAAACAGTGAATGAGATAAAACTGGCGGCAGAATCATTAAATGAAAATAGAGATATAAGAGTTGTTATTCTTACCGGCGAAGGAGATAAGGCGTTTATTGCAGGCGCTGACATCCTTGAGATGAAGCCTATGACTGCCCTGGAAGGCATGGCCTTTTCCCATAATGGCCATGAAGCTTTTTCCAAGCTGGAAAACATGAGTAAACCGGTTATTGCCGCTGTAAACGGATACGCCCTTGGCGGAGGATTTGAAGTAGCGCTTGCCTGTGATTTTATTTATGCTTCCGATAAAGCCAAAGTCGGTTTCCCTGAAACAACACTGGGGATATTCCCCGGTTTTGGAGGAACACAGAGAACGGCAAAACTTATCGGATTGGCAAAGACAAAGGAATTGATATTTACCGGTAAAACAATCTCGGCACAGGAAGCCTATGAATTGGGTCTTGTTAATAAAGTCGTTCCCCATGAGGAATTGATGAAGGAGGTAATGGCCCTTGCAGAAAAAATCAAAGCAAATGGGCCTATCTCTATCGGTCTTGCAAAGGAATGTATAAATAAGAGTTTATTCCTCGATATGGATTCGGCATTAATGCTGGAGGCAAAGGATTTTGGTCTGTGTTTCGGCACAAAAGACCAGAAAGAAGGCATGACAGCATTCGTTGAAAAGAGAAAAGCCACCTTTACAGGTGAATAATACAATAATAATAAGGAGGATACTGTGAAGATAGTTGTATGTATAAAACAGGTTCCTGATACAGAAGCTGAAATCAAGTGGGATATACCGAAGGGGACACTCAAGAGAGACAGCATTGATACAATACCAAACCCCTTTGACGAATTTGCCTTTGAAGAAGCGTTACTCACAAGGGAAAACTATGATGGAGACATCGTGGCTATCAGCATGGGTCCGGAAAAGGCAAATGATGTACTGAGGAATGCCCTTGCATTAACTGCAAACGAAGTATATCGCCTTACCGATGACGCATTTGCAGGCTCCGACACGTTCGGAACTGCCTCGGTGCTTGCTGCCGGAATCAAGAAGATTGGAGACGTGGATCTCATCTTCTGCGGAAAACAGTCCACTGACGGGAGTACCGGTGTTGTAGGCGCAGAGATAGCTTCTATCCTCGGATATAGCCCTCTGACATATGTTTCTAAAATACGTCAGATTGATGCAGCAAATAAAAAAATAGTCGTTGAAAGGGTAATTGAAGGCGGCACTGAAGTCGTAGAGGCAAAATTGCCGGCCGTTGTCTCTGTTATCAAAGGGATTAACGAGCCTCGGCTCCCGAATCTTATGGGCATCAGAAAGGCTGCGAAGATTGAGATACCTCAGTGGAATGCAGATGACTTAGGTATTGATAAAGGCAAAGTCGGAACAGCAGGTTCCTCTACAAAGGTTGTGGAGATCACCGTACCGCCTCCAAGGGGAGCAGGAGAAATCCTTAAGGGTGAGATCGAAGACGTCGCTAACATCGTGACCGACAAACTAATTGACATGAAAGTCATAAAATAACCTGGAGGAGGAAAGACAATGGCTAACGATGTATGGGTATACATAGAACATAAAGACGGTGGCATAGCACCGTTGTCATTTGAGTTACTGGGCATCGGAAAGGCAATGGCCAATGATCTGGGCTCAAACGTGTGCGCCTTCGCAATTGGCGAAAACGTTGATAATATTGCCAAGGAAGCATTCTTTTATGGCGCCTCAAAGGTGTTCGCTGTTGAAGGCGAGGTTTTCAAAGGTTTCAGGTCAGAGGCTTATGCAAAGGTGGTAACCTTTCTGCTTGATAAATATAAACCGGAAGCTGCTCTCTTCAGGGCAACAACACAGGGTACGGATGTTGCAGCAGCAAGTGCAGCACAGCTTGGAATGGGTCTTTGCACAGATAGTATTGATCTTAAGGTAGAAGGCGGTCAGGTAAAAATGACCAGAGCAGCCTTTGGCGGTAACTATTCAGTTACAGTTGTAAATGAAAAGGCAAAACCGCAGATTGTTACAGTAAGACCAAAAGCATTTGCAATGCCGGAAAAAGATGATTCAAAGTCCGGTGAAGTAGTTAAAGAAGCCTTTTCTGTTGAAGAAAGTGATTTAAATACCAAAATCCTTGAGTTTAATAAGTCCGAAGTTGCGATAAACCTTGTTGAGGCAGATATTATCGTATCCGGAGGCAGGGGTCTCGGGAATGAAGATGGATTTAAAATTATTAAAGAACTTGCAGCTATGATCGGCGGAGCGGTAGGGGCATCCCGCGCAGCCGTCGACTCAGGCTGGATATCCCAGGAACAGCAGGT
Above is a window of Pseudomonadota bacterium DNA encoding:
- a CDS encoding electron transfer flavoprotein subunit beta/FixA family protein, encoding MKIVVCIKQVPDTEAEIKWDIPKGTLKRDSIDTIPNPFDEFAFEEALLTRENYDGDIVAISMGPEKANDVLRNALALTANEVYRLTDDAFAGSDTFGTASVLAAGIKKIGDVDLIFCGKQSTDGSTGVVGAEIASILGYSPLTYVSKIRQIDAANKKIVVERVIEGGTEVVEAKLPAVVSVIKGINEPRLPNLMGIRKAAKIEIPQWNADDLGIDKGKVGTAGSSTKVVEITVPPPRGAGEILKGEIEDVANIVTDKLIDMKVIK
- a CDS encoding amidohydrolase family protein, which produces MKLYLSSLQIIFFVLIQLFLNGFACNAETLSADLKSKNLSFQYIDAHNHLLGQSPSRSGMNHDYEGAAKTALSRMDAFGIQTAVILPHPFAYGQPFFYDIGDFISTLKKYPDRFAFMGGGGTLNVIINRSFHEGRLTEEIRKEFEEITTKIISSGAVGFGEMSAEHLSLGDRHPYQSTPPDHPLFFFLSDIAAKHGMVIDIHMEAVSREMAVPARLKSSNNPKLLRPNIEAFERLLAHNRSTKIIWAHAGWDNTGDRTVLLMSELLTKHPNLFMSIKIGRDSLPGNRPMDENGLKPEWLDFIRKFPDRFIIGSDEFFSAPGIGYSSPSRLEATFHFLSLLPHDLAYKIGFENPNRIFRLKK
- a CDS encoding acetyl-CoA C-acetyltransferase, giving the protein MKDAVIVSCARTAIGQFGQSLKDVPVVELGGIAIKEAVKRAGIRPSRNKDKEFAPDIFEGKTETELESKYYDFDSSLKEVEIDEVIMGNVLQGGLGQNSGRQASIRGGMPKETPAYTLNKVCSSGLRTIINGIRSIECGDNEVVVAGGMENMSLAPYAMPSLRTGARMFDTKAIDLMVLDGVWEIFYGYHMGMTAENIAEKFGITREEQDTFSLVSHQRAMKAIKEGLFKDEIVPVVIPQKKGDPIIFSTDERPMDTTLEKMAKIPTAFKKGGTVTAGNASGLNDAASAAVIMSRDKANELGIKPMAKMLSWATGGVDPQYMGLGPVPAVRKALKKAGLTLDQIDLIELNEAFSVQALSCMRELKVNPDKCNMFGGGISLGHPIGCTGARLVTTALYQMRRLGLRYGLVSMCIGGGMGLAAIFECER
- a CDS encoding enoyl-CoA hydratase-related protein: MEYKNLIIDIKDGIAIVKINRPKALNALNSETVNEIKLAAESLNENRDIRVVILTGEGDKAFIAGADILEMKPMTALEGMAFSHNGHEAFSKLENMSKPVIAAVNGYALGGGFEVALACDFIYASDKAKVGFPETTLGIFPGFGGTQRTAKLIGLAKTKELIFTGKTISAQEAYELGLVNKVVPHEELMKEVMALAEKIKANGPISIGLAKECINKSLFLDMDSALMLEAKDFGLCFGTKDQKEGMTAFVEKRKATFTGE
- a CDS encoding type II toxin-antitoxin system HicB family antitoxin; this translates as MKTKLKMIYWKGEKFWVGKLLEHPEIMTQGETLEELEKNMKDAYMLMAMEDVPENHEVIELALNV
- a CDS encoding electron transfer flavoprotein subunit alpha/FixB family protein, which gives rise to MANDVWVYIEHKDGGIAPLSFELLGIGKAMANDLGSNVCAFAIGENVDNIAKEAFFYGASKVFAVEGEVFKGFRSEAYAKVVTFLLDKYKPEAALFRATTQGTDVAAASAAQLGMGLCTDSIDLKVEGGQVKMTRAAFGGNYSVTVVNEKAKPQIVTVRPKAFAMPEKDDSKSGEVVKEAFSVEESDLNTKILEFNKSEVAINLVEADIIVSGGRGLGNEDGFKIIKELAAMIGGAVGASRAAVDSGWISQEQQVGQTGKTVKPKIYIACGISGAIQHLAGMRTADCIVAINKDPEAPIFKNATYGIVGDYKQVVPKLIEKFKVKLNK
- a CDS encoding type II toxin-antitoxin system HicA family toxin; this encodes MIKKITAAGCVLVRHGDRHDLYRNPKTGKKQPVPRHVEIDENLARHIIKELA